ataaaagttCCCATAATTAAATACGACTCTTAATCATAATAGTGGCATCAGTGCAAGCCTCTGCTATGAAAGATGGTATTAAGACTCATAATTACTACGTACatttctgcagttctgcttcTCTCTATGCAGGCTTGAAGCAGGTTTAACTCTCTTAATCCAAAACAAAGTCTCTTAGCATGTCTTCAGTATTTCAATTTCAAGCTCTGCCTGTCTCTCAGGACTTGCTATCACTAATGAGCCTTAAAACACATCTATCACAGGCTTCTATTAGCTCAAAATGCTAATCCAGTCagttttttttcagacagataAGCAGGCAACCAAAAATACAATTTGATTGTTTGCCAAGGGGTGAGGCtcagagtggaaaaaaacccaaattattctCACTGTACACTGCAGCGTTAAAGCATGAAGTGGTGGAAACCACAATTCTCAATTTGTTTATCACGCAGGAAACCTACAGCATAAACCTGAACAGCCAGACATTTAAGTATATATTGTCTTCCCCCTGCAGCTCTCGGTTTGCACCAGCACTTCACAGTGAAACACACAGGTCACCGGCTGTTTCAGAGGGCTCTACTCTAAGGGAGCTGTGCCGACCAGGACGGTTTTACCCTCTTGCTCAAGAACCTGAGCTCAGTTTGATTATGCAGGATAAAGCCTCGCCAATgcagcagcttgggaagctaACAGAAGTGTCATTCATACCTCAGTTGTGAGTCTTCACTTCAGCCAGCTAACGAACATAAAGAACTGTATCGCCCTTACTTacaaaagtaaacatttgagACACGTTGTTTCCCCCCACCCTCTCAAAAGAGACCCTGCAAGAAACACAAGTTAATTTCCCAAACGCAGAATATCAAGAGCATTGGTTGTAAATAGGCACCACCTACCTAGGCTTCTCACTGCTCAGCCTGACCATAAGAGTGTAAACAAAGTATTGGCGCGTAGCCTGAAGGGTCTTGAGAATAGGCACCCAGCCCTAGTAAGAAATGAGGAGACCAGGGTGACGAACCCCAAGAGAGCCCTGTACAGAGATAATTTTTCAGGGTGAGGGAGACACACCCATGTTAGTGTTTAATTTACTAGTGTTTACATTCATCCTAGCTGTAAACATAGCAGCATTTAAGATGCTGTCAAGCCAGGACAAATCTTAAAATGCCACAATGATTAGATAACTCAGTGCCTCTTTAAAGCCCATAAGCTTTATGCATTTATGCAGATACATGCAGATCAGCTAGACTGCCTATTGTACAGCAACACTGCTAGCTAATTTGCTATCACCTGAAGTGCTGAAGCTCTTTAACAAAGTTTAAAAGATTTTACACATAGCTTCATGAACAGGTGGACGATTCTGTGGGACTGTAGCATATTAAATACCTCTATCCCTGTTAGCGCTTGTACTCATAACAGCTTTCAGGCTAGAAAAGCACTCTTGAGGTGAGAGACTAACTGCAGTTGTGGTTTAAACAACTAACCTCAGCGTTCTTCCTCAAAAGGCAGTACTACacacctcttcctccctcctcagcgCTCTCAGAGACTAAGAAcacctgaaatatttcactggCAAAGAGGCTTCCTAGAATATACAAGAGGCAAGTGGTACTGTACACACCAAATCCCACCTCCCCAGTTTTTCACAATGTTGGAAAACAGATTCTTCCTAAACTTCCAACATATCCCAAATATTGACTCCCCATTGAATAAAAATGATTGTGCATGGATTTATACTTTATTTAGTAGGGTCCACCCCCCTTCAAAAAGAGTCTGCAAAGAGACAAGTTCTGGCAAGACAAGCAAAACTTCCTCTTGAGTCACAAGGGCACAGCTATCTATGAAAGCAACTGTGTTCATAACAAACAcattgaaaaacatttcaaattcatCAACATGAGAACATCTTCTTGCTTTATAAACACATTTGAAAGGCTAATCTTCCTTCAGAGCCTGTTTTACATTTTTGGAACAGCTAACATTTCGTAAAGTTATTTAAATAGATAATGTTCTTTTCCTAACAGCTTCTGCAGGCACTTTAAGTGAAGCAGGCAGGCACTAACCTACACAGAGAACTTGTCCAGGTAGGGAACAGTTAACTCATGGGCCTACTGCATGCAAAAAGTTCACTTCAGAAGTAAAAGATTACCAAATTACAatcccttcaaaaaaaaaaaaaaaaaaaaaaaagcagtatgcCACAAACAGCTCTCTGGAGAACACTGCTCAAAAATAGGGCTGTGTGGAAGAGCAAGATGAGAATTCCCTCTCAGCTTCcacagggaagagcagaaatttTACTCAGTAGCACCAGCGCCTGTctagcaatttttattttttttttttggtagtattGGCTGGCTGGCCTAACACTTGTTACATCAACGTCTTCCACCAGCTATATGAACCAGTTATCCATACAGCACAATTAAGCATTACACACTTCTGACAGAACTGTAACTTGAGATAGACAGGAAAGGAATGGGTGGGAGGAAAAGACACGCAGCTTGGATTCTTATACCCTGTACTGCCTGCCTCTTGATGCTGTTCTTGCTCTTCAAGTTCTCCAATCTGATCAAAGTCAGTTACACAAAAAAGTTGACTACAAGCTCCATGAAactactggagaaaaaaaagttttaactaCAGGTTCGGGGAGAGTGCAAATCACTGACTTGTCTTACCAGTGCACAAGTCTCTGAAGACTATTTCACAGCATACAAGCAATGTTTTAGAGTTAAGAAAATACTCTCTGGCTAGAATGCTGCATGACTTAAGGATCACTTGAGAGCTGGTGGCTGGCATTCCCATCCTGGAGAGAAGTGCCTTCAGTGTGAGCAAACTCTTTCTGAACACTGACTTTCTACCCAagtgtaaaagaaaagcaggaaggggagaaagatCAAGCCAAGTTCATTTTATATGCAGTTACTTACCAAACTGACTATAAGGGAATTCTGGCTGAGCAGTTGGGGGTTTGCTCATGTCCTGAGTTGCCtgagatggtggtggtggtggtggaaaaGCTAGTGGTGTTGCCCCTGGAGTGGCAGGTGGAGGgggtactccaggtggggcaAACTGGTCAGGTGGAGGAGGTGGAGCACCATAACCAAAACCTGAAACACAAGGGAAGTACAATACATGTGAAGAGACACGAGGAAACACCACCCTGACTTCTTGCTTGGCTTTAGAGTGTGacacaactttttaaaaaatacttctacGTCTATCAAAACCAAAGTGTTTGTTATCTATATCTGGCCTCACAGTAATTCACTCCTACACACTGACAACACTGTGGCTAAAAGACCCCAACAACATACCTTCTAACACAAAAAATGTCACCCCAAAGGAAGACTGCAGCCACATCAGCAAGCGGCAAAGAGAAAGTGATAAAGCAGAACTAGGGACCAAACTCATGTGCATGTGAGAGTCATGAGGAGGAAGCCATAGTACTCAAGATcttaggagggaaaaaataatatcctAACCAAATGGCTGCTTCATAGCAGAACAAGCAACTTGAGATAACTGGGTAGTATTTTCTGCCTCCTTTAAACCAGCTTTGTGACTAGACTTATCAAAAGGTGGCCTGAGGGGGTAGGTGCTAAAATCCTATTTACGTGTCCAATGCCAGCTGCGACCTTAATTCCTTAAGCTTCCCTGAAAATCCCAGCCTGTGTCTAGCCCAGGTCACCATGCAGTAATCTCTAACTTTTCTCTTGGATGTCATAATAGGGGTACACAATAAATCTAAATCTGTGTTGCTAAACGAATTTAAACTAGAGAACATAAATGATAACTGCATCCAGGAAAAAAGTAACCCAACTCACTGGCAAAAATACTTACTCGTTAATTACAGCTCAGGAGATACACCCTAGGCAAAACATCTAAGGACAGATGaaacatagggaaaaaaatatccaagtcCAGAGAAAGATGAGTAAAGGCTGAAAACCGAATTTGGTGACGAACAGTACTCAAACTCCCGTAGGTCACTTACTAAATGGTGGAGGGGTGCCATAGCCCTGTGGAAATCCTTGTGGAGGTGGGAATCCTCCAGGAGGTGTAGAGACTATGTATGAGGtaaatggtggtggtggtggtggagctCCTCTTCCTGGAGGAGGTGGTCCATATCCACctagaaaattaagagaaaccAAGAACTAAAGCAGCTTAATGATGAGAAGCTGCTGCTTAAGTCAGCATCCTCTAGATGGGGTTAAGCTGTTTGATAGATTCAGACGCAGTCTCAGCCTTCTATGAATTCTTACTTTGGGAAATATTTGTCCTCCAAGTATCCCTACTGTAAATAATTGCAGTTTAGAATGTAATTCCTTGATAACAAATTAGCGTGGTTGGCAACAGCAGGATGTATGTCAGCTCCCATTACCGATTTGTTAAGAATCCACTATCTTCTCCTTCGTTCTTTCAGGACAAATTCAATCAAGCTTTTAAACGTAGGTTAAATACTACAGAAATCCACAAATCACTGCGAACTCTTAAAGAAACTGCACCCCCGCTcagcaggatttttcttttaaaattggtCCCATATAACATACTTACCAATTGCCTGTCCAGCTGGCACCCACATCcctaaaacagaacaaaaaaagcaacttaTACATGCATTGAAGCTGTATACTATGAAACAGGAATGATTTAGAAGATCTTGCTCTGGGCTCTGGAACAGACTGCATATCCTCCCAGTGTCCCTCACAGATCTATTTTTATGGTCCAAGAAATACTCTTGGACTATTTCTGAATAtgcaattctgaaaaaaattctgaatcaTTCAGCAAATAACACATAGAAGAGACAGCAGTCCCCAAACTCAAATCAGATGGAGCGTTCAAGACCTGCGAGCATAACGAGTGCAGGAAACTATACCAGTATAAGGAACAAAAACACTGAGAATCACAGCAGACTACGCATCCCAAACACTTTTAATATACTACCAGGTTTATCCTGGTTATTTTTGAAGGTTTTGAACCATAAAAACCATCATCATCTGCATTCGTTGCAGCATTAAGATTGAAAGATAAATGCGTTTATGTTTTACATTAATCTTTCCAGTACATCAGATATCATTTTCTCTACAAATAACCGCATTGAAAATAATCTAGTTTCTCAATTTGCACAGTTGCAGATTAGCACATCTGTGCAGAATGTCAAAGCCTCAGCTGCAGCTTTCAAGTTAATAAGCACCATGGGGAAACAAGCAATCCCTCTGCTGAGGTATCATCTATTGTAGCAATAGATGAAGCAGTGACACTCCCTTTTGACCCCCCAGGTGAAAAATTTCTCATATATCAGAGCGAGTGAGTTCTGCTCTGTCAAACGCAACTCAATTATACCACCGTATTTCTCCATAAGTTATCAAAACTGTCTTTGGATGAACTCAGCGTATTTATACCGTCTTCAAAATCTTGCGGGGGTTATAGCCATCAAACCCGAAACACACGGCTGCTCCTTTCAGCCCTGAAGGGTTCAAGCTAAATCAAGAAAATTATATGCAGTAAGTGCTCCCCTGCACCACTGCTAGCTGCTTGTTATTTTTCCAGGCTGCATTAAGCAATAAAACCCAAAGACAAGaccatctgtttttctctcatcCCTTTCAAATTTTACTTATAACCTTTACTTATAACCTCCTTTGAAACCGCCTCATCCTTGAAAACCCatatttcaacaaaattttTCATTAGGGTCTCGCGCAGGCCACAATCCCACAGCTGGAGTCACAACTTGAGCCGTTGAGCTTTCTCAACACCTCCTCCACATTCCCAAAAACCATGCCGATTCTATTTGGGGAGAGGCAGAACCAAACAGAACAGGTGAAGCACCGCCTGGGACATACGCTAGACTCGgcacaacccactgacttctgCTCTATGAAACACAGGTTTTTGGGAAATGAAGCGAAGGAACAATTTGTGCAGACTTGGGAAGGACTGTTGTGTGGAACTCATAATCCAGCACAGCGATACCATTGATAAACCTGGGAATACCGTCATTTGCCAGCACAACCAAATTACTGGTAAGCTGTAAAAGTAAGGCGCTTGCAACAGAGGCTCAAGTCAACCAAAGCAGTACCTTGAGGGCCGTATCCTTGCTGCCAGGTCGGAGggggctgccctgcccagccattGGCAGCACTCGGCATGATTCTGCTTCCCCACTGACTGGCGCCGGGAGGCCCTGGAGTTTGGCTTTTGCTATCACGAGGTTCTGCGCGTTTTACCTCCACCTAAACAAACAGAGTCCCCATTCAGGAGAGATGGTGTAGGTTAATCTACCCCCCTTCCCTTCACACACACCCTTAATTACACTTAAGACTACACTTAGCATCTTATGACTTATGTCTAAATACTTAATTATTAAACTTAAGgccagtaatttaaaatgtttctcaggTACAATATATATGATGGTAAGACATTACAAGTCCTACTGTTGAGGTATTTCAAGTAAAAACACATCCTACAAATCACTTATGTTTCATCATAGTACAGTATTCATCGGCTTTAATCTTAAAACAGCAGTACCCTCTTACAACGGCTCTTCACTTAAAAAAGCAtaatctttttaattatttatacacTAATTTAACACTTAAGGCAGGAGTTACAAAGATGACATTTGCAGTAAATAAAGAACTTTGAGTAAAGAGTACGCTCTGAAAAAGGGTACTAATGCTTTAACCATTCAAACATTTTGGGGGTTCATTTGAAAGTTACAGTTTAAACCCACCCCATCTAACTACAATTTCAGCTCTGCTCATACCTGAGAAACacacatttgtttgtttggttttttgtttctttgtttttaaacttaggttttatttaaatgtctaATGGAAGATAAAGACTTACCTTCCCCAGGCTAACGCTTAAAGAATCTCAATTAACTCAAACAATGTCAGAGGGAATGGATGTGATAAGAGAATCTTACATTACATCtaacaaaaaagtaaacaaacatgCAAGTAATAAAAATGGACAGTTGAGTCAATAAGAAGCAAATCTTCATACTGTGTTAAGTCAGTGACAAAAGCcctcctgtttttaaaattagtaagCCATAGTGTTTAACTTATTTTATTCAAAGATAAAATGTCCTAGTGTTCCAAGCCATTGAGTAAGTGCATTTGACCTACTTAAAATAAGCTGCACATTCAATATAAacctctcaaaaaaaccccccagttTCTGATTTAATGAAACACTCTCAGCACTCATGCATGCTGAAttaaagtcttttttattttatgattaaTTTTAATGGGTGCCAGagtacaaagaaaataaatctcaatCATCAATGGGCCTGAGTAGTATGGAAAATAAAGTATTCAGAATTCTTCCTGCCATGTCTTAAAAACCATTCATGTCAGAGAACAAACAGGAAACAGGCACAAGGCAAGGACAaagccccccgcccccaccccacTGCAGATGCCCCAAGGACATTAGACATGACAGTAACCAAATCTCTGTCAGCTGAAGGCCCTTCCAGAGAGGAACCAAGGGAATTTTTCAAAGGACTCAAATTAATGAGTCTTAACACATTTGCCTTGAGGGAATTCAGTTATTGCTTACAAAAGCAGAGTCCTTcttgcaattttaattttttttccctttcaacaaCATATGGATTCATTTCAGCAATACCTTTTTaattaccaaaaagaaagagatacCATTTTTAAAGCAGGCATTATTAGTCAATGAAGAGAGCAGAGTATCTGGAGTTCATTAATCTACGTGGAAGAATcccattaatttttcagtgcaCATTTGGAA
This window of the Grus americana isolate bGruAme1 chromosome 28, bGruAme1.mat, whole genome shotgun sequence genome carries:
- the DAZAP1 gene encoding DAZ-associated protein 1 isoform X3, translated to MNSVGGADEIGKLFVGGLDWSTTQETLRSYFSQYGEVVDCVIMKDKTTNQSRGFGFVKFKDPNCVGTVLASRPHTLDGRNIDPKPCTPRGMQPERTRPKEGWQKGSRSDNNKSNKIFVGGIPHNCGETELREYFKKFGVVTEVVMIYDAEKQRPRGFGFITFEDEQSVDQAVNMHFHDIMGKKVEVKRAEPRDSKSQTPGPPGASQWGSRIMPSAANGWAGQPPPTWQQGYGPQGMWVPAGQAIGGYGPPPPGRGAPPPPPPFTSYIVSTPPGGFPPPQGFPQGYGTPPPFSFGYGAPPPPPDQFAPPGVPPPPATPGATPLAFPPPPPPSQATQDMSKPPTAQPEFPYSQFGLSWGSSPWSPHFLLGLGAYSQDPSGYAPILCLHSYGQAEQ
- the DAZAP1 gene encoding DAZ-associated protein 1 isoform X6 is translated as MNSVGGADEIGKLFVGGLDWSTTQETLRSYFSQYGEVVDCVIMKDKTTNQSRGFGFVKFKDPNCVGTVLASRPHTLDGRNIDPKPCTPRGMQPERTRPKEGWQKGSRSDNNKSNKIFVGGIPHNCGETELREYFKKFGVVTEVVMIYDAEKQRPRGFGFITFEDEQSVDQAVNMHFHDIMGKKVEVKRAEPRDSKSQTPGPPGASQWGSRIMPSAANGWAGQPPPTWQQGYGPQGMWVPAGQAIGGYGPPPPGRGAPPPPPPFTSYIVSTPPGGFPPPQGFPQGYGTPPPFSFGYGAPPPPPDQFAPPGVPPPPATPGATPLAFPPPPPPSQATQDMSKPPTAQPEFPYSQFGSLFASEIFQVFLVSESAEEGGRGV
- the DAZAP1 gene encoding DAZ-associated protein 1 isoform X5, whose amino-acid sequence is MNSVGGADEIGKLFVGGLDWSTTQETLRSYFSQYGEVVDCVIMKDKTTNQSRGFGFVKFKDPNCVGTVLASRPHTLDGRNIDPKPCTPRGMQPERTRPKEGWQKGSRSDNNKSNKIFVGGIPHNCGETELREYFKKFGVVTEVVMIYDAEKQRPRGFGFITFEDEQSVDQAVNMHFHDIMGKKVEVKRAEPRDSKSQTPGPPGASQWGSRIMPSAANGWAGQPPPTWQQGYGPQGMWVPAGQAIGGYGPPPPGRGAPPPPPPFTSYIVSTPPGGFPPPQGFPQGYGTPPPFSFGYGAPPPPPDQFAPPGVPPPPATPGATPLAFPPPPPPSQATQDMSKPPTAQPEFPYSQFGLGAYSQDPSGYAPILCLHSYGQAEQ
- the DAZAP1 gene encoding DAZ-associated protein 1 isoform X8, which produces MTQRNRGPEVEVKRAEPRDSKSQTPGPPGASQWGSRIMPSAANGWAGQPPPTWQQGYGPQGMWVPAGQAIGGYGPPPPGRGAPPPPPPFTSYIVSTPPGGFPPPQGFPQGYGTPPPFSFGYGAPPPPPDQFAPPGVPPPPATPGATPLAFPPPPPPSQATQDMSKPPTAQPEFPYSQFGYGQDLSGFGQGFSDPSQQPPPYGGPSVQPSSGPPAGGSGFGRGQNHNVQGFHPYRR